One window from the genome of Pedobacter schmidteae encodes:
- the lat gene encoding L-lysine 6-transaminase produces MYELTVAPDQVNETLSKHILADGFDLTYDMEKSQGAYIYDSKNKRTLLDFFTCFASVPLGYNHPKMVNDEAFKKNLLEAALANPSNSDVYTQQYAQFVDTFSKHGIPDYLPHAFFIAGGGLAVENAIKVAMDWKVQKNFAKGYQEEKGFKVLHFEKAFHGRTGYTLSLTNTLPDKTKWFAKFDWPRVAVPVVKFPLQDENLKTAAETEAISIAQVKQAFAEHKDDICAIIVEPIQSEGGDNHLREEFLIQLKTIADEHEAFLIYDEVQTGVGLTGKFWCHQHFSEKARPDIIAFGKKMQVCGILVGNKVDQVPQNVFKVSSRINSTWGGNLVDMVRSSQILQIIAEDNLCENATIVGQYLQDGLHQLALKYDKMSNVRGKGLLCAFDFANKAMRDSFIQKGLENNVMFLGCGNQTIRFRPALCIEKKHIDEGLAVMDRILPDL; encoded by the coding sequence ATGTATGAACTAACGGTAGCTCCAGACCAGGTAAATGAGACTTTGAGTAAACACATTTTAGCCGATGGCTTTGATCTGACTTACGATATGGAAAAAAGCCAGGGAGCCTATATCTATGATTCAAAAAACAAACGCACCTTACTCGATTTTTTTACTTGCTTTGCATCCGTACCTTTGGGATATAACCACCCAAAAATGGTTAATGACGAAGCCTTCAAAAAAAATCTATTGGAGGCTGCATTGGCAAATCCTTCCAACTCGGACGTATATACCCAGCAGTATGCTCAATTTGTAGATACTTTCTCCAAACACGGCATTCCGGATTATCTACCGCATGCCTTTTTTATAGCAGGAGGCGGATTGGCTGTCGAAAATGCTATAAAAGTAGCGATGGACTGGAAAGTGCAAAAAAACTTTGCCAAAGGATATCAGGAAGAGAAGGGTTTTAAGGTTCTTCACTTTGAAAAGGCCTTTCATGGCCGCACAGGCTATACCTTAAGTTTAACCAATACCTTGCCCGACAAAACCAAATGGTTTGCAAAATTTGACTGGCCAAGGGTAGCTGTTCCTGTTGTTAAATTCCCTTTACAGGATGAAAATTTAAAAACAGCTGCTGAAACTGAAGCCATATCCATTGCACAGGTTAAACAAGCCTTTGCCGAGCACAAAGATGATATTTGTGCCATTATCGTCGAGCCCATACAATCTGAAGGAGGTGACAACCACTTACGTGAAGAATTTTTAATACAGCTAAAGACAATAGCAGATGAGCACGAGGCTTTTCTAATTTACGATGAGGTACAAACCGGCGTTGGACTTACAGGAAAATTCTGGTGCCATCAGCATTTCAGTGAAAAAGCACGTCCGGATATTATCGCCTTCGGTAAAAAAATGCAGGTATGTGGCATATTGGTAGGCAACAAAGTTGACCAGGTACCACAAAATGTATTCAAAGTATCATCCCGTATCAACTCTACCTGGGGAGGTAACCTGGTTGATATGGTCAGATCTTCGCAGATACTTCAGATTATAGCTGAAGATAATCTTTGCGAAAACGCCACAATTGTTGGTCAGTATTTACAGGACGGTCTGCATCAGCTTGCCCTCAAATATGATAAGATGAGCAATGTTCGCGGAAAAGGATTACTATGTGCTTTCGACTTTGCCAATAAAGCAATGCGTGACAGCTTTATCCAAAAGGGACTAGAAAATAATGTCATGTTTTTGGGTTGCGGTAATCAGACTATCCGTTTCAGACCTGCATTATGCATCGAGAAAAAACACATAGATGAAGGTCTTGCTGTAATGGATCGTATATTACCTGATTTATAA
- a CDS encoding FecR family protein, with protein sequence MKVPISNERINLLAQKWQEGSITEEELLEFNSWYASFDEVLEVDNGERREQTESRLYESIVNKAQIGSHHRLTLWTRIAAAAVLIIAVGTGLYLFQVSKSRLKDAQLKMAAAYQIKPGGNVASLVLGNGKTVPLSTAKSGIALNAAGLTYDDGTAVQPDAIMNLKDDLTVITPRGGSYQVGLPDGTRVWLNAASSLTYKNPSKYKAKTRTVELSGEGYFEVAKNKAFPFVVLSGGQRVEVLGTHFNISSYPDESVVKTTLLEGSVSVEPVGYAIGSHILKPGEQSIFKGRAIQLKQADIEEVIAWKNGFFRFNEESLTSVMNKISRWYNVDLVYEGGVKKYQHIALGGFVSRNKDLGTVLKVIEQTDQVHFEVKEKKVRIIL encoded by the coding sequence ATGAAAGTACCTATTTCTAATGAACGGATCAACCTTTTAGCACAAAAGTGGCAGGAAGGGAGCATTACAGAGGAGGAACTACTGGAATTTAATTCCTGGTATGCTTCTTTTGATGAAGTGCTGGAGGTGGACAATGGGGAGCGACGAGAACAGACAGAAAGCAGGCTCTATGAGTCCATTGTGAACAAAGCGCAGATCGGATCTCATCATCGCTTAACTTTATGGACACGAATTGCTGCCGCTGCGGTATTGATTATTGCAGTCGGAACAGGCTTGTACCTGTTTCAGGTATCAAAAAGCCGCTTAAAAGATGCGCAATTGAAAATGGCCGCCGCGTACCAGATCAAACCCGGAGGAAATGTAGCTTCGTTAGTTCTTGGAAATGGAAAAACTGTGCCTTTGAGTACTGCTAAATCTGGTATAGCATTGAATGCGGCGGGACTAACCTACGACGATGGAACTGCTGTTCAGCCTGATGCTATCATGAATCTGAAAGATGATCTCACAGTGATTACCCCACGCGGGGGAAGTTATCAGGTTGGGCTTCCCGACGGTACCAGGGTTTGGCTGAATGCCGCATCCAGTTTAACTTATAAAAATCCTTCAAAATATAAAGCTAAAACAAGGACCGTTGAGTTGAGTGGCGAAGGTTATTTTGAGGTCGCGAAAAATAAAGCCTTTCCTTTTGTCGTGCTTTCCGGAGGGCAGCGCGTAGAGGTTCTCGGTACTCATTTCAATATCAGTAGTTATCCTGATGAATCTGTTGTTAAAACTACTTTATTGGAGGGAAGTGTTAGTGTAGAACCTGTCGGTTATGCCATTGGTTCACATATTTTGAAACCAGGTGAGCAGTCTATTTTTAAAGGTCGAGCCATTCAGCTTAAACAAGCAGACATTGAAGAAGTTATCGCATGGAAAAATGGCTTTTTTAGATTCAATGAAGAATCTTTAACCAGCGTTATGAATAAAATATCCCGTTGGTACAATGTCGATTTGGTATATGAAGGCGGGGTTAAAAAGTATCAACACATAGCCTTAGGTGGTTTTGTGTCCCGCAATAAAGATTTAGGTACCGTGCTTAAGGTTATTGAACAGACCGATCAGGTACATTTCGAAGTCAAAGAAAAAAAAGTAAGGATTATACTGTAG
- a CDS encoding RNA polymerase sigma-70 factor — protein sequence MRDFSKYSDQELAAFLRSGDAAAFKAIYKKYWDKLLVVAGKRLDDLHEAEEVLQDIFLNLWLRRADFQLRISFDNYFAVAVKFQIINRLAKRSRESSRNKAFAIDRVEATEPVAIQFDLALLKQQVSETIDALPSKCQLVFKMSREQDMSNKEIAKTLEISEKTVEKHMTSALKTLRTRFGNLLPVLMLLIRN from the coding sequence ATGAGGGATTTCAGTAAGTATTCAGACCAGGAACTCGCCGCTTTTTTGCGGTCTGGCGATGCTGCTGCATTCAAGGCTATCTATAAAAAGTATTGGGACAAACTGCTTGTTGTTGCCGGTAAACGACTGGATGATTTACATGAGGCCGAAGAGGTGTTACAAGATATTTTTTTGAACCTCTGGTTAAGAAGGGCAGACTTTCAGCTCCGTATCAGTTTTGATAATTACTTTGCCGTCGCAGTGAAATTCCAGATCATCAACAGACTGGCAAAACGTTCCAGAGAATCTTCGAGAAATAAAGCATTTGCAATTGATAGGGTAGAAGCGACAGAACCTGTTGCTATTCAGTTCGATTTGGCGCTTTTAAAACAGCAGGTCAGTGAGACGATTGATGCTTTGCCTTCCAAATGTCAGCTGGTATTTAAAATGAGCCGGGAGCAGGATATGTCCAATAAGGAAATTGCTAAAACACTGGAAATTTCCGAGAAAACCGTCGAAAAACATATGACAAGCGCGCTCAAAACTTTGAGAACGCGTTTCGGGAATCTGCTTCCTGTGTTAATGCTATTGATCAGGAATTGA